The following are encoded in a window of Gossypium raimondii isolate GPD5lz chromosome 13, ASM2569854v1, whole genome shotgun sequence genomic DNA:
- the LOC105783272 gene encoding nuclear envelope-associated protein 2 isoform X3, whose translation MSVSNQSSLSSSSSSMDFDPLLKDLNEKKQSFRRNVVSLAAELKEEAETKARHMEEEIFKLQTRLEERNGQLQASASAAEKYLRELDDLRSQLSVTQATADASAASAQSAQLQCVTLLKELDEKNSSLKEHEDRVTRLGEQLDNLQKDLQARECSQKLLKDEVLRIEHDIMQAVAKAGANKDCELRKLLDEVSPKNFEKINKLLTVKDEEITKLKDEIRIMSAHWKLKTKELESQLEKQRRADQELKKRVLKLEFCLQEARSQTRKLQRMGERRDKALKELRDQLAAKQQSGGVGAEKQNFWETSGFKIVVSMSMLILVVFSKR comes from the exons ATGTCAGTGTCTAATCAATCATCCCTGTCGTCTTCATCATCTTCTATGGATTTTGATCCTTTATTGAAGGATTTGAATGAGAAGAAGCAGAGTTTCCGGCGTAACGTGGTGTCGCTGGCGGCGGAGTTGAAGGAG gAAGCGGAGACAAAGGCAAGGCACATGGAAGAGGAAATATTTAAATTGCAGACGAGGTTAGAGGAAAGAAATGGGCAGCTTCAAGCTTCAGCCTCTGCTGCTGAGAAG TACCTTAGGGAATTGGATGATCTTAGATCACAGCTTTCTGTGACACAAGCAACTGCTGATGCTAGTGCAGCATCAGCTCAGTCAGCGCAACTGCAGTGTGTAACGTTGTTAAAGGAGTTGGATGAGAAGAATAGTTCATTGAAGGAGCATGAGGATCGTGTAACTAGGTTAGGAGAGCAACTAGATAATTTGCAGAAGGATCTCCAGGCTAGGGAATGTTCGCAAAAGCTGCTGAAAGATGAGGTCTTGAGAATTGAGCATGATATCATGCAAGCTGTTGCTAAGGCTGGAGCAAATAAGGACTGTGAGCTCAGGAAACTTTTGGATGAGGTTTCTCCCaagaattttgaaaagattaatAAGCTTTTAACCGTCAAGGATGAAGAAATAACCAAACTGAAAGATGAAATCAGGATTATGTCAGCGCACTGGAAGCTTAAAACCAAAGAACTGGAATCACAG TTAGAGAAACAGCGGCGAGCTGATCAAGAACTGAAAAAGAGGGTGTTGAAGTTGGAATTTTGTCTCCAGGAAGCTCGTTCTCAGACACGAAAACTCCAAAGG ATGGGAGAGCGAAGGGACAAAGCTCTGAAAGAACTTAGAGATCAGCTGGCAGCAAAACAACAAAGCGGAGGCGTTGGTGCTGAGAAACAGAATTTCTGGGAAACATCGGGTTTCAAGATTGTAGTCTCCATGTCAATGCTGATCTTGGTGGTGTTTTCAAAGCGGTGA
- the LOC105783272 gene encoding nuclear envelope-associated protein 2 isoform X1, whose translation MSVSNQSSLSSSSSSMDFDPLLKDLNEKKQSFRRNVVSLAAELKEVRSRLASQEQSFAQETLTRQEAETKARHMEEEIFKLQTRLEERNGQLQASASAAEKYLRELDDLRSQLSVTQATADASAASAQSAQLQCVTLLKELDEKNSSLKEHEDRVTRLGEQLDNLQKDLQARECSQKLLKDEVLRIEHDIMQAVAKAGANKDCELRKLLDEVSPKNFEKINKLLTVKDEEITKLKDEIRIMSAHWKLKTKELESQLEKQRRADQELKKRVLKLEFCLQEARSQTRKLQRMGERRDKALKELRDQLAAKQQSGGVGAEKQNFWETSGFKIVVSMSMLILVVFSKR comes from the exons ATGTCAGTGTCTAATCAATCATCCCTGTCGTCTTCATCATCTTCTATGGATTTTGATCCTTTATTGAAGGATTTGAATGAGAAGAAGCAGAGTTTCCGGCGTAACGTGGTGTCGCTGGCGGCGGAGTTGAAGGAGGTAAGAAGCCGTTTGGCGTCGCAGGAGCAGTCATTTGCTCAAGAAACCCTAACAAGACAG gAAGCGGAGACAAAGGCAAGGCACATGGAAGAGGAAATATTTAAATTGCAGACGAGGTTAGAGGAAAGAAATGGGCAGCTTCAAGCTTCAGCCTCTGCTGCTGAGAAG TACCTTAGGGAATTGGATGATCTTAGATCACAGCTTTCTGTGACACAAGCAACTGCTGATGCTAGTGCAGCATCAGCTCAGTCAGCGCAACTGCAGTGTGTAACGTTGTTAAAGGAGTTGGATGAGAAGAATAGTTCATTGAAGGAGCATGAGGATCGTGTAACTAGGTTAGGAGAGCAACTAGATAATTTGCAGAAGGATCTCCAGGCTAGGGAATGTTCGCAAAAGCTGCTGAAAGATGAGGTCTTGAGAATTGAGCATGATATCATGCAAGCTGTTGCTAAGGCTGGAGCAAATAAGGACTGTGAGCTCAGGAAACTTTTGGATGAGGTTTCTCCCaagaattttgaaaagattaatAAGCTTTTAACCGTCAAGGATGAAGAAATAACCAAACTGAAAGATGAAATCAGGATTATGTCAGCGCACTGGAAGCTTAAAACCAAAGAACTGGAATCACAG TTAGAGAAACAGCGGCGAGCTGATCAAGAACTGAAAAAGAGGGTGTTGAAGTTGGAATTTTGTCTCCAGGAAGCTCGTTCTCAGACACGAAAACTCCAAAGG ATGGGAGAGCGAAGGGACAAAGCTCTGAAAGAACTTAGAGATCAGCTGGCAGCAAAACAACAAAGCGGAGGCGTTGGTGCTGAGAAACAGAATTTCTGGGAAACATCGGGTTTCAAGATTGTAGTCTCCATGTCAATGCTGATCTTGGTGGTGTTTTCAAAGCGGTGA
- the LOC105783272 gene encoding nuclear envelope-associated protein 2 isoform X4, producing the protein MEAETKARHMEEEIFKLQTRLEERNGQLQASASAAEKYLRELDDLRSQLSVTQATADASAASAQSAQLQCVTLLKELDEKNSSLKEHEDRVTRLGEQLDNLQKDLQARECSQKLLKDEVLRIEHDIMQAVAKAGANKDCELRKLLDEVSPKNFEKINKLLTVKDEEITKLKDEIRIMSAHWKLKTKELESQLEKQRRADQELKKRVLKLEFCLQEARSQTRKLQRMGERRDKALKELRDQLAAKQQSGGVGAEKQNFWETSGFKIVVSMSMLILVVFSKR; encoded by the exons ATG gAAGCGGAGACAAAGGCAAGGCACATGGAAGAGGAAATATTTAAATTGCAGACGAGGTTAGAGGAAAGAAATGGGCAGCTTCAAGCTTCAGCCTCTGCTGCTGAGAAG TACCTTAGGGAATTGGATGATCTTAGATCACAGCTTTCTGTGACACAAGCAACTGCTGATGCTAGTGCAGCATCAGCTCAGTCAGCGCAACTGCAGTGTGTAACGTTGTTAAAGGAGTTGGATGAGAAGAATAGTTCATTGAAGGAGCATGAGGATCGTGTAACTAGGTTAGGAGAGCAACTAGATAATTTGCAGAAGGATCTCCAGGCTAGGGAATGTTCGCAAAAGCTGCTGAAAGATGAGGTCTTGAGAATTGAGCATGATATCATGCAAGCTGTTGCTAAGGCTGGAGCAAATAAGGACTGTGAGCTCAGGAAACTTTTGGATGAGGTTTCTCCCaagaattttgaaaagattaatAAGCTTTTAACCGTCAAGGATGAAGAAATAACCAAACTGAAAGATGAAATCAGGATTATGTCAGCGCACTGGAAGCTTAAAACCAAAGAACTGGAATCACAG TTAGAGAAACAGCGGCGAGCTGATCAAGAACTGAAAAAGAGGGTGTTGAAGTTGGAATTTTGTCTCCAGGAAGCTCGTTCTCAGACACGAAAACTCCAAAGG ATGGGAGAGCGAAGGGACAAAGCTCTGAAAGAACTTAGAGATCAGCTGGCAGCAAAACAACAAAGCGGAGGCGTTGGTGCTGAGAAACAGAATTTCTGGGAAACATCGGGTTTCAAGATTGTAGTCTCCATGTCAATGCTGATCTTGGTGGTGTTTTCAAAGCGGTGA
- the LOC105783272 gene encoding nuclear envelope-associated protein 2 isoform X5 gives MQAVAKAGANKDCELRKLLDEVSPKNFEKINKLLTVKDEEITKLKDEIRIMSAHWKLKTKELESQLEKQRRADQELKKRVLKLEFCLQEARSQTRKLQRMGERRDKALKELRDQLAAKQQSGGVGAEKQNFWETSGFKIVVSMSMLILVVFSKR, from the exons ATGCAAGCTGTTGCTAAGGCTGGAGCAAATAAGGACTGTGAGCTCAGGAAACTTTTGGATGAGGTTTCTCCCaagaattttgaaaagattaatAAGCTTTTAACCGTCAAGGATGAAGAAATAACCAAACTGAAAGATGAAATCAGGATTATGTCAGCGCACTGGAAGCTTAAAACCAAAGAACTGGAATCACAG TTAGAGAAACAGCGGCGAGCTGATCAAGAACTGAAAAAGAGGGTGTTGAAGTTGGAATTTTGTCTCCAGGAAGCTCGTTCTCAGACACGAAAACTCCAAAGG ATGGGAGAGCGAAGGGACAAAGCTCTGAAAGAACTTAGAGATCAGCTGGCAGCAAAACAACAAAGCGGAGGCGTTGGTGCTGAGAAACAGAATTTCTGGGAAACATCGGGTTTCAAGATTGTAGTCTCCATGTCAATGCTGATCTTGGTGGTGTTTTCAAAGCGGTGA
- the LOC105783272 gene encoding nuclear envelope-associated protein 2 isoform X2 codes for MSVSNQSSLSSSSSSMDFDPLLKDLNEKKQSFRRNVVSLAAELKEVRSRLASQEQSFAQETLTRQASETKARHMEEEIFKLQTRLEERNGQLQASASAAEKYLRELDDLRSQLSVTQATADASAASAQSAQLQCVTLLKELDEKNSSLKEHEDRVTRLGEQLDNLQKDLQARECSQKLLKDEVLRIEHDIMQAVAKAGANKDCELRKLLDEVSPKNFEKINKLLTVKDEEITKLKDEIRIMSAHWKLKTKELESQLEKQRRADQELKKRVLKLEFCLQEARSQTRKLQRMGERRDKALKELRDQLAAKQQSGGVGAEKQNFWETSGFKIVVSMSMLILVVFSKR; via the exons ATGTCAGTGTCTAATCAATCATCCCTGTCGTCTTCATCATCTTCTATGGATTTTGATCCTTTATTGAAGGATTTGAATGAGAAGAAGCAGAGTTTCCGGCGTAACGTGGTGTCGCTGGCGGCGGAGTTGAAGGAGGTAAGAAGCCGTTTGGCGTCGCAGGAGCAGTCATTTGCTCAAGAAACCCTAACAAGACAGGCAT CGGAGACAAAGGCAAGGCACATGGAAGAGGAAATATTTAAATTGCAGACGAGGTTAGAGGAAAGAAATGGGCAGCTTCAAGCTTCAGCCTCTGCTGCTGAGAAG TACCTTAGGGAATTGGATGATCTTAGATCACAGCTTTCTGTGACACAAGCAACTGCTGATGCTAGTGCAGCATCAGCTCAGTCAGCGCAACTGCAGTGTGTAACGTTGTTAAAGGAGTTGGATGAGAAGAATAGTTCATTGAAGGAGCATGAGGATCGTGTAACTAGGTTAGGAGAGCAACTAGATAATTTGCAGAAGGATCTCCAGGCTAGGGAATGTTCGCAAAAGCTGCTGAAAGATGAGGTCTTGAGAATTGAGCATGATATCATGCAAGCTGTTGCTAAGGCTGGAGCAAATAAGGACTGTGAGCTCAGGAAACTTTTGGATGAGGTTTCTCCCaagaattttgaaaagattaatAAGCTTTTAACCGTCAAGGATGAAGAAATAACCAAACTGAAAGATGAAATCAGGATTATGTCAGCGCACTGGAAGCTTAAAACCAAAGAACTGGAATCACAG TTAGAGAAACAGCGGCGAGCTGATCAAGAACTGAAAAAGAGGGTGTTGAAGTTGGAATTTTGTCTCCAGGAAGCTCGTTCTCAGACACGAAAACTCCAAAGG ATGGGAGAGCGAAGGGACAAAGCTCTGAAAGAACTTAGAGATCAGCTGGCAGCAAAACAACAAAGCGGAGGCGTTGGTGCTGAGAAACAGAATTTCTGGGAAACATCGGGTTTCAAGATTGTAGTCTCCATGTCAATGCTGATCTTGGTGGTGTTTTCAAAGCGGTGA